From a single Funiculus sociatus GB2-C1 genomic region:
- a CDS encoding serine/threonine protein kinase, protein MNLTAGAVLKNGKYILDTPLGQGIFGITYRATHVKSGQTVVIKTLNESLWTHPNFERFRQQFESSARRLAKVKHPHLVRVLDLFQESRQSFIVMEYIEGQTLAEITDIKPLPEEKAIDYIRQIGDALSLVHKAGLLHRDIKPQNIIRRQDTDDVVLVIGIAEELTPGMIQTHASLVSPGYAAIEQYFPKKKRTPATDIYALAATLYCLLTGEPPIPASLREKIPLPDLRQLQPNLGEEAIAALGSGLEMKAESRPQTVENWLALLPSISIPEIPPIPVRPQPAPSPQSPVPSSQPPAPQKQKQEQDITKGVNWNLSPKLAGKSRPYKTQVSTAPKKSKTPVKTKRPIAPVKLKISLPNVKPQEAIHRLSTKLSKVKITPALPNLKPLKLTPPKTLMMTAAIATCAGAGFGLAIRYHAAISPGSSILHTEQSFPARNDWPISDIPEPTPQNSLLSPPSAIVIPVAPAPVTLPPEL, encoded by the coding sequence ATGAACTTAACGGCTGGCGCAGTCCTGAAGAACGGTAAATATATTCTTGACACCCCCCTGGGCCAAGGTATCTTTGGGATTACCTACCGGGCGACTCATGTCAAATCAGGGCAAACGGTCGTCATCAAAACCCTCAATGAGAGCCTATGGACTCATCCCAATTTTGAGCGATTTAGGCAGCAATTTGAGAGTAGCGCCCGTCGCCTTGCTAAAGTCAAGCATCCTCACCTAGTTAGGGTTCTCGACCTTTTTCAAGAATCCCGACAGTCTTTTATCGTAATGGAGTACATCGAGGGGCAGACTCTGGCGGAAATCACAGATATTAAGCCACTGCCAGAAGAAAAAGCCATAGACTATATTCGTCAAATTGGCGATGCCCTGAGTTTAGTCCACAAAGCAGGTTTACTGCACCGGGATATCAAACCGCAAAACATCATCCGTCGTCAGGATACTGATGATGTGGTGCTGGTAATTGGTATTGCCGAAGAGCTTACACCAGGAATGATCCAAACTCACGCCAGCTTGGTGAGTCCTGGTTATGCCGCAATTGAACAGTATTTTCCCAAGAAAAAGCGTACTCCAGCAACAGATATTTATGCTTTAGCGGCAACTCTGTATTGCTTGCTGACAGGGGAACCCCCAATTCCGGCATCGTTAAGAGAGAAAATTCCTCTGCCAGATTTGCGACAGTTGCAACCAAATCTGGGCGAAGAAGCGATCGCTGCCCTTGGGAGTGGCTTGGAAATGAAAGCCGAATCTCGTCCCCAAACGGTAGAAAATTGGCTTGCGCTGCTGCCTTCTATCAGTATCCCAGAGATTCCCCCAATACCCGTCCGGCCTCAGCCAGCCCCCAGTCCCCAGTCCCCAGTCCCCAGTTCCCAGCCCCCAGCCCCACAGAAGCAGAAGCAAGAACAAGATATTACCAAAGGGGTGAACTGGAATTTAAGCCCAAAATTGGCAGGGAAATCCCGCCCCTACAAAACACAAGTCAGCACAGCCCCGAAAAAATCCAAAACTCCAGTAAAGACGAAGCGCCCCATCGCCCCAGTCAAACTGAAAATATCCTTACCGAATGTTAAACCTCAAGAGGCAATTCATCGCCTATCTACAAAACTCAGTAAGGTAAAGATTACCCCAGCCCTACCAAACTTAAAACCGCTAAAGCTCACCCCACCCAAGACGTTAATGATGACAGCTGCGATCGCTACCTGTGCTGGTGCTGGGTTTGGCTTGGCAATTCGCTATCACGCCGCCATATCACCCGGTTCTTCTATCCTACACACCGAGCAATCCTTTCCCGCCCGCAACGACTGGCCGATCTCAGATATCCCTGAGCCTACTCCTCAAAATAGCTTGCTATCACCGCCATCTGCTATTGTCATCCCAGTGGCACCCGCTCCAGTGACACTGCCACCTGAGCTGTAA
- a CDS encoding DUF6825 family protein yields MNNPVVHAFFVGRAVAEAVNEQVENALTNAFSEIGKFDAEQRESLRQFTIKVTERSDAQMETVMRGRTTTTIVPQGSQPVDLQATIDELRAEVARFRSELQRYRSRSV; encoded by the coding sequence ATGAATAATCCTGTAGTTCATGCCTTTTTTGTTGGCAGAGCAGTGGCGGAAGCAGTTAACGAGCAGGTAGAGAACGCTCTCACCAATGCTTTTTCGGAAATTGGTAAATTTGATGCCGAACAACGAGAGTCTCTGCGGCAATTTACCATAAAAGTCACCGAACGCTCGGATGCTCAAATGGAAACTGTCATGCGGGGGCGAACCACTACAACCATTGTGCCGCAGGGTAGCCAGCCTGTAGATTTGCAAGCGACAATTGATGAACTCAGAGCAGAAGTTGCTCGTTTCCGTTCCGAGTTACAGCGCTATCGCAGCCGTTCTGTGTGA
- a CDS encoding AarF/ABC1/UbiB kinase family protein — protein MTSKQRAVGKAHTDQAYRWSSDRYSRQRRFVDIWGFVLSLMFRIWRYNKSWSYPGGITEAKQAQRRTAQAIWIRETFLDLGPTFIKVGQLFSTRADLFPSEYVEELSKLQDKVPAFSYEQAVAIVEKDLGKKIPELYKSFDPIPLAAASLGQVHKGTLHSGEEVVVKVQRPALRQLFNIDLQILKGIARFFQNHPEWGRGRDWLGIYEECCRILWEEIDYLNEGSNADTFRRNFRGYDWVKVPRVYWRYTSPRVVTLEYIPGIKISHYEALEAAGLDRKELAQMGARAYLQQLLNDGFFHADPHPGNIAVSAEGSLIFYDFGMMGRIKSNIREQLMETLFGIAQKDADRVVTSLVELGALAPTDDMGPVRRSVQYMLDHFMDKPFENQSVAAISEDLYEIAYDQPFRFPATFTFVMRAFSTLEGVGKGLDPEFNFMEVARPFAMQIMTESNGSDRNSFLNELGRQAAQVSSSALSLPRRIEDTIEKLERGDLRIRVRSIESDRIMRRMSSIQLLTNYTLLISAFTLSATILFVNGHVGLAVAVILVSVALGFVLIRQLMRLDRFDRMF, from the coding sequence GTGACAAGTAAACAGCGGGCTGTCGGTAAAGCCCACACGGATCAGGCTTACCGATGGAGTAGCGATCGCTATTCCCGCCAACGCCGCTTTGTAGACATTTGGGGCTTTGTTTTAAGCCTCATGTTTAGAATCTGGCGCTACAACAAATCTTGGAGCTATCCCGGCGGAATCACCGAGGCAAAACAAGCCCAAAGACGCACAGCGCAAGCAATCTGGATTCGAGAAACTTTCTTGGATTTAGGCCCGACTTTCATTAAAGTCGGGCAGCTGTTCTCTACCAGGGCCGATTTGTTCCCCTCAGAATATGTAGAGGAACTTTCCAAGCTGCAAGATAAAGTACCCGCTTTTAGCTACGAACAAGCAGTAGCGATTGTTGAAAAGGATTTAGGGAAAAAAATTCCAGAGCTTTACAAAAGTTTTGACCCAATTCCCCTCGCCGCAGCTAGTCTGGGGCAAGTACACAAAGGAACTCTACATAGCGGCGAAGAAGTCGTAGTCAAAGTACAGCGTCCAGCATTGCGGCAGCTGTTTAACATTGATTTGCAAATCCTCAAAGGAATTGCCCGTTTCTTTCAAAATCATCCAGAGTGGGGCCGGGGCCGCGACTGGTTGGGAATCTATGAAGAGTGCTGCCGAATTCTCTGGGAAGAAATTGATTACCTAAATGAAGGCAGTAACGCCGATACATTTCGTCGTAACTTTCGCGGCTATGATTGGGTAAAAGTACCGCGTGTCTATTGGCGGTATACGTCTCCACGGGTAGTGACTTTGGAGTATATTCCGGGGATTAAAATTAGCCACTATGAAGCCTTAGAAGCAGCTGGACTAGACAGGAAGGAACTCGCTCAAATGGGCGCAAGAGCTTACCTGCAACAACTCCTCAACGACGGGTTTTTTCACGCCGACCCGCACCCAGGGAATATAGCAGTAAGTGCCGAAGGTTCCTTGATTTTCTATGACTTCGGGATGATGGGACGCATCAAGTCCAACATCCGCGAACAACTAATGGAAACGCTTTTTGGCATTGCCCAAAAAGATGCTGACAGAGTAGTAACATCTCTGGTCGAACTGGGGGCTTTAGCGCCAACAGACGATATGGGGCCAGTACGGCGCTCGGTTCAGTATATGCTGGATCACTTCATGGATAAGCCGTTTGAAAACCAATCAGTAGCTGCCATTAGCGAAGACCTCTATGAAATTGCCTACGACCAACCGTTTCGCTTCCCAGCAACTTTCACCTTTGTGATGCGAGCGTTCTCTACTTTAGAAGGTGTAGGAAAGGGCTTAGACCCAGAATTTAACTTTATGGAGGTTGCAAGACCTTTTGCAATGCAGATTATGACAGAGAGTAATGGAAGCGATCGCAACAGTTTTCTCAATGAACTGGGGCGTCAAGCAGCTCAAGTCAGCAGTTCAGCTTTGAGTTTGCCCCGGCGCATTGAAGATACGATTGAAAAATTAGAGCGCGGCGACCTGCGAATTCGGGTGCGATCTATAGAATCAGACCGAATTATGCGGCGGATGAGCAGTATTCAGCTCTTAACCAACTATACTTTACTAATCAGTGCTTTCACCCTGTCAGCCACCATCCTATTCGTTAATGGTCATGTCGGGCTGGCGGTGGCAGTTATTCTGGTTTCAGTGGCTCTGGGGTTTGTCCTGATCCGCCAGCTCATGCGCCTCGACCGATTTGATCGTATGTTTTGA
- a CDS encoding Stp1/IreP family PP2C-type Ser/Thr phosphatase, producing the protein MICRFTGLSDPGLVRSVNQDDYHIDPDGKFFIVADGMGGHAGGQEASQIATHTIHTYLNEHWHSSESSQALLEKAFFEANQAIIQDQDDHPERSDMGTTGVVVVFRENQSWVAHIGDSRLYRLRSSKLEQITEDHTWVARAMKAGELTPEQAKMHPWRHVLSQCLGRKDLRQIDIQPMDVQADDKLLLCSDGLTEELSDNLIGTYLKLPSLEKAAENLVQAAKDKGGRDNITVVIVALGPSSGD; encoded by the coding sequence ATGATATGTCGCTTCACGGGACTCTCCGATCCGGGACTTGTTCGTTCCGTAAACCAGGATGATTACCACATCGATCCTGATGGGAAATTTTTCATTGTTGCTGATGGCATGGGAGGACACGCAGGAGGCCAAGAGGCGAGTCAAATCGCTACTCACACCATTCATACCTATTTGAATGAGCATTGGCATTCAAGTGAGTCTTCTCAAGCTTTATTAGAAAAAGCCTTTTTCGAGGCGAATCAAGCCATAATTCAGGATCAAGACGATCATCCAGAGCGCTCAGACATGGGTACGACGGGCGTAGTGGTGGTTTTCCGGGAAAATCAGTCCTGGGTAGCTCATATTGGGGACTCTCGCCTTTATCGGCTCCGAAGCTCCAAGCTAGAGCAAATTACTGAGGATCATACCTGGGTAGCGCGAGCGATGAAAGCGGGGGAATTGACCCCAGAACAAGCTAAGATGCACCCCTGGCGTCACGTTTTGTCCCAGTGTCTAGGTCGTAAGGATTTGCGCCAGATTGATATCCAACCGATGGATGTGCAAGCGGACGACAAGCTGCTGCTGTGTAGTGACGGACTTACCGAAGAACTTTCGGATAATCTGATTGGGACTTACCTTAAATTGCCCTCCTTGGAAAAGGCAGCCGAGAACCTCGTTCAGGCGGCTAAAGATAAAGGGGGTAGAGACAATATCACCGTGGTGATTGTGGCACTTGGCCCCTCAAGCGGTGATTAG
- a CDS encoding NblA/ycf18 family protein, protein MNQPIQLSLEQQFSIRSFETQVENMSREQAQHFLVKLYEQMMMREATYKHLLKHQWGLEPNAQFE, encoded by the coding sequence ATGAACCAGCCTATACAACTGTCTCTAGAACAACAATTCAGTATTCGCTCTTTTGAAACTCAGGTGGAGAATATGAGCCGGGAACAGGCTCAGCACTTCTTGGTCAAGCTCTACGAACAAATGATGATGCGCGAAGCGACATACAAGCATCTTCTAAAGCACCAATGGGGCTTAGAGCCAAATGCTCAATTTGAGTAG
- a CDS encoding serine/threonine protein kinase — protein sequence MTPDPNNGRLLANRYQLVELVGKGAMGRVYQAKDMLLGGVTVAVKFLSQTLLNQKMRDRFEREATICAVLGEQSIHIVRVRDYGVDETEIPFYVMEFLQGDSLSDVLRDRPLSVPRFLNTTRQICLGLQRAHQGILLDGELCPIIHRDIKPSNISIVQDTTLGELVKILDFGIAKLLQSDSSQTNSFMGTLAYCSPEQMEGRELDNRSDIYSLGVMMFEMLTGEMPLMAETHSFGGWYKAHHFMPPRSFESVNPDLKLPKALENLVLSCLSKAPSDRPQTAAQVLQALQPLEQRFGQGRQLGQRIGAVLSKLPVVAEAKPKNLPSADEVCRLTSWPKNKPIAEIVFPHLLRTSQESLATLWVMLHKQEIHNRVISTRYNQFLFLMSPHPMLLWITALYNRELGPRWLSCYLDLKTPMGQQMVRQLGESGCYRILFFALEEPPRCANVMTSTIAPLQRQMLQEWANTSQTLVSAAQPQMSKSLLKQEFEKLKPKILIKLESIQTSDYSSDISG from the coding sequence ATGACGCCAGATCCCAACAATGGTCGCTTACTCGCTAATCGCTATCAACTCGTGGAGTTGGTAGGTAAAGGCGCAATGGGCAGAGTTTATCAAGCCAAAGATATGTTACTGGGAGGTGTCACCGTAGCCGTCAAGTTTCTCTCCCAGACACTGCTGAATCAAAAAATGCGCGATCGCTTCGAGCGAGAAGCCACTATCTGCGCTGTATTAGGAGAACAAAGCATACACATTGTCCGAGTTAGAGATTATGGCGTAGACGAAACAGAAATCCCGTTCTACGTGATGGAATTTCTGCAAGGAGATAGCCTTAGCGACGTTCTCAGAGATCGTCCCCTATCCGTGCCGAGGTTTTTAAATACAACTCGCCAAATTTGTTTAGGGTTACAACGCGCTCACCAAGGCATCCTTTTAGATGGCGAACTCTGCCCAATTATTCATCGGGATATTAAGCCGAGCAATATTTCCATCGTTCAAGACACCACTTTAGGTGAATTGGTCAAGATTTTGGATTTTGGCATCGCCAAACTACTCCAATCAGATAGTTCTCAGACCAACTCATTTATGGGTACTCTGGCGTATTGTTCTCCCGAACAAATGGAAGGTAGAGAACTCGATAATCGCTCTGATATTTACAGTCTGGGCGTGATGATGTTTGAAATGCTCACAGGTGAAATGCCCTTAATGGCAGAAACTCACTCATTTGGCGGTTGGTACAAAGCCCATCACTTCATGCCCCCTCGAAGCTTTGAGTCCGTTAACCCCGATCTGAAATTGCCAAAGGCATTAGAAAATTTGGTACTTAGCTGTCTATCCAAAGCACCAAGCGATCGCCCGCAAACCGCCGCTCAAGTCTTACAAGCATTACAACCTTTAGAACAACGCTTTGGTCAAGGTCGGCAACTTGGTCAGCGCATCGGTGCAGTTTTATCCAAACTACCAGTTGTCGCTGAGGCTAAACCCAAGAATCTACCCTCAGCTGATGAAGTCTGTCGCTTAACTTCCTGGCCCAAGAACAAACCCATTGCAGAAATTGTATTTCCCCATCTGCTTCGCACTAGCCAAGAGAGTTTAGCAACCCTCTGGGTAATGCTGCATAAACAAGAAATTCACAATCGTGTCATCAGCACCCGCTACAACCAGTTTCTGTTTTTGATGTCTCCCCATCCAATGCTGCTGTGGATTACCGCCCTCTACAACCGCGAACTTGGCCCGCGTTGGCTCTCTTGCTACCTAGATTTAAAAACCCCGATGGGTCAGCAAATGGTGCGACAGTTAGGCGAAAGCGGGTGCTACCGTATTTTATTCTTTGCCCTAGAAGAACCCCCTCGCTGTGCTAATGTGATGACCTCCACGATTGCCCCTCTGCAACGCCAAATGCTGCAAGAATGGGCGAATACCAGTCAGACTTTAGTATCAGCAGCCCAACCGCAGATGAGTAAAAGTCTTCTCAAGCAGGAGTTCGAGAAGCTAAAGCCGAAGATTCTGATCAAGCTTGAATCTATTCAAACATCAGATTATTCTTCAGATATATCAGGATGA
- a CDS encoding anhydro-N-acetylmuramic acid kinase yields MMRVIGLISGTSVDGIDAALVEISGKDLDIEVTLLAGATYPYPDALSKQILEVCGGASLSMAEFAQLDDAIAYVFAQAAQNIQNGNPTAELIGSHGQNVYHRPPTDDLELPILDSGLKKIPNPKSKMGYSLQLGRGALIAHLTGIPTVNNFRAADIAVGGQGAPMVPAVDAYLLSHPDKHRCVQNIGGIGNVAYLPARQGNWLEDIRGWDTGPGNALLDLTVQHFTNGSKTYDQDGAWAATGTPCKALVDQWLSQDYFQQSPPKSTGRELFSFEYLQHCIADASAYELSTADLLATLTELTAASIVHSYRTFLPRMPDEVLLCGGGSRNLYLKQRLQATLEPVPVLTTDEAGVNADFKEAIAFAVLAYWRNLGIPGNLPQVTGAKKAVLLGDVHLPHNSKDAR; encoded by the coding sequence ATGATGCGCGTAATTGGTTTGATAAGCGGCACATCAGTGGATGGTATTGATGCTGCTTTAGTGGAAATTTCTGGTAAAGACTTGGATATAGAAGTGACTTTGTTAGCTGGAGCTACCTATCCTTATCCAGATGCTTTGTCCAAGCAAATTCTAGAAGTTTGTGGCGGAGCATCTTTGTCAATGGCAGAATTTGCCCAATTAGATGATGCGATCGCATACGTTTTTGCACAAGCCGCCCAAAACATCCAAAACGGCAACCCGACCGCCGAATTAATTGGCTCCCATGGCCAAAATGTTTACCACCGCCCGCCCACAGACGATTTGGAATTGCCGATTTTAGATTCTGGATTAAAAAAAATCCCAAATCCCAAATCCAAAATGGGGTACAGTCTGCAATTAGGTCGGGGTGCCTTAATTGCCCATCTGACAGGCATTCCAACTGTAAATAATTTCCGGGCTGCGGATATTGCCGTCGGTGGACAAGGTGCGCCTATGGTGCCAGCAGTAGATGCTTATTTATTGAGCCACCCCGACAAGCACCGATGTGTCCAAAATATCGGCGGTATCGGTAATGTCGCTTATCTACCAGCGCGTCAGGGCAACTGGCTAGAAGACATCCGAGGCTGGGACACCGGGCCGGGAAATGCGCTTCTAGACTTAACGGTGCAGCATTTTACCAATGGAAGCAAAACCTACGATCAAGACGGTGCGTGGGCGGCAACAGGTACTCCCTGTAAGGCGTTGGTTGACCAATGGCTAAGCCAAGACTACTTCCAGCAGTCACCCCCCAAATCTACGGGTCGAGAGCTATTTAGCTTTGAATATCTACAACACTGTATAGCAGACGCTTCGGCTTATGAGCTTAGTACCGCTGACTTGTTGGCAACGCTGACTGAACTCACCGCTGCGTCAATTGTCCACAGCTACCGGACTTTTCTGCCTCGGATGCCCGACGAGGTGTTATTGTGTGGTGGCGGCAGCCGCAATCTTTACTTAAAGCAACGCCTACAAGCAACTCTGGAGCCTGTTCCGGTGTTAACAACGGATGAAGCTGGTGTGAATGCCGATTTTAAAGAAGCGATCGCCTTCGCCGTTTTAGCATACTGGCGTAATCTAGGAATTCCCGGCAACCTTCCCCAAGTCACAGGTGCTAAGAAAGCAGTGCTGTTGGGCGATGTCCATCTTCCCCACAACTCAAAAGACGCAAGGTGA